The Planktothrix tepida PCC 9214 genome has a segment encoding these proteins:
- the rplA gene encoding 50S ribosomal protein L1, producing MTKKVSRRLQELRKKVEERPYEPLEAIKLLKETATAKFPEAAEAHIRLGIDPKYTDQQLRTTVTLPKGTGQVIRVAVLAKGEKVTEAQSAGADIVGSEDLINDIQKGMLDFDCLIATPDMMPQVAKLGRLLGPKGLMPSPKGGTVTMDVAQAIAEFKGGKLEFRADRTGIVHIMFGKTAFSAEDLLVNLSALQECIDRNRPSGAKGRYWRSVFIAATMGPSIEVDITALRELKIGDVA from the coding sequence ATGACAAAAAAAGTATCTCGTCGATTACAAGAACTGAGAAAAAAGGTTGAAGAACGGCCCTATGAACCTTTAGAAGCTATTAAACTGTTAAAGGAAACCGCTACAGCTAAGTTTCCTGAAGCAGCCGAAGCTCATATTCGTTTAGGGATTGACCCCAAATATACAGATCAACAACTGCGGACAACCGTGACCTTGCCCAAAGGAACGGGCCAAGTGATCCGGGTGGCGGTATTAGCCAAAGGTGAAAAAGTCACGGAAGCTCAAAGTGCAGGGGCTGATATTGTTGGCTCAGAAGATTTAATTAATGATATCCAGAAAGGAATGCTGGATTTTGACTGCTTAATTGCTACACCAGATATGATGCCTCAAGTGGCAAAACTGGGACGGCTGTTAGGGCCTAAAGGCTTAATGCCCTCTCCAAAAGGGGGAACCGTGACGATGGATGTCGCCCAAGCGATCGCAGAATTTAAAGGCGGGAAACTAGAATTCCGGGCTGATCGGACTGGGATCGTTCATATTATGTTTGGGAAAACAGCGTTTTCTGCGGAAGATTTGCTGGTGAACCTGTCCGCACTACAAGAATGTATTGACCGTAACCGTCCTTCGGGGGCAAAAGGTCGTTACTGGCGCAGTGTGTTTATTGCTGCCACAATGGGGCCATCCATTGAAGTGGATATTACCGCACTGCGAGAACTGAAAATTGGAGATGTAGCTTAA
- the rplJ gene encoding 50S ribosomal protein L10: protein MGRTLENKQAIVAELKETLKDSQLAIVIDYSGLSVAEITNLRQQLRPSGSVCKVTKNTLMRIAIEGQSNWQPLTELLKGSNAFLLVKEDFGSAIKAYQAFQKASKKTEVRGGVMEGRLLSESDVKALGDLPSKEQLMAQIAGAINGVATKLAVGINEVPGSLARALNAYAEKDQNGSNDEAV from the coding sequence ATGGGAAGAACCCTAGAAAATAAACAAGCAATTGTTGCCGAACTCAAAGAAACGCTCAAAGATTCACAACTGGCAATTGTGATTGACTACAGCGGCTTGTCCGTTGCAGAAATCACCAATTTACGGCAACAACTTCGTCCCTCCGGTAGTGTTTGCAAGGTGACAAAAAACACCTTAATGCGAATTGCCATCGAGGGTCAAAGCAACTGGCAGCCATTGACAGAGTTGCTGAAGGGTTCTAATGCTTTTTTATTAGTCAAAGAGGACTTTGGTAGCGCGATTAAAGCTTACCAAGCTTTCCAAAAGGCTTCTAAGAAAACGGAAGTTCGCGGCGGCGTTATGGAAGGCCGGCTGCTGAGTGAAAGTGATGTTAAAGCATTAGGAGATTTACCCTCCAAAGAGCAACTTATGGCTCAAATTGCTGGGGCTATTAATGGTGTGGCGACCAAACTGGCCGTTGGTATCAACGAGGTTCCAGGGTCTTTGGCACGCGCTCTTAATGCCTATGCCGAAAAAGATCAAAATGGCTCAAACGATGAAGCTGTATAG
- the rplL gene encoding 50S ribosomal protein L7/L12 — MSATTDQILEQLKSLTLLEASELVKQIEEAFGVSAAAPVGGFMMAAPGAGGAAAAEEVEEKTEFDVVLEEYPADKKITILKVVRELTGLGLKEAKDLVEAVPKAVKEGTNKDDAEATKKKLEEAGAKVSVK; from the coding sequence ATGTCTGCAACTACTGATCAAATTCTGGAACAACTGAAGTCTTTAACGCTGTTAGAAGCGTCTGAATTAGTTAAACAAATTGAAGAAGCTTTCGGTGTGAGTGCAGCCGCTCCCGTCGGTGGTTTCATGATGGCGGCTCCTGGTGCTGGCGGTGCCGCAGCAGCAGAAGAAGTTGAAGAGAAAACAGAATTTGATGTTGTTCTGGAAGAATACCCTGCTGATAAGAAAATTACAATTCTGAAAGTGGTGCGTGAACTGACTGGTTTAGGTCTGAAAGAAGCTAAAGATTTAGTGGAAGCCGTACCTAAAGCGGTTAAAGAAGGTACGAACAAAGATGATGCTGAAGCAACGAAGAAAAAACTGGAAGAAGCTGGTGCTAAAGTTTCCGTTAAATAA
- a CDS encoding serine/threonine-protein kinase: MNPPNIHCINPHCSHPSHQPWGNKFCQSCGAPLQLNQRYIPLHNLGSGGFSRLYTVWDLKTQTEKVLKVLVEPSPKALELFEQEAAVLAQLRHSGVPRVEGDGYFYLKKRNGNDGHLPCLVMEKIHGPTLQEILNQYPQGCPEDWVLSWLSQALEILRELHSYQIIHRDIKPSNLMLRMTPHQPLSTTQVWQTQLVMIDFGGAKQIGNLVHGDRESTPRSTTRLVSAGYSPPEQVMGAMVGPATDFYALGRTCIHLLTGQFPGELEDGLTTELQWRQKAQVSPGFANLLDRMVQLDPRQRPQSATEIQTDIFRIVRQKKHPRRMMSSHQQLLDRIKTTLIQWDRGLIQLVLGLGKLTLHCVRGVGETSWEMALAVIGSIIGTVIGAMFVYFSGLGETITVFLAQELPQLLPNVPLTLGAEILVWGLAGLGTGIGLTDAGGFDQRRRYPLAGIMGLFGYIVGGASGELINRLGNLGLQGRELELLNQLPFGIAAILVTLGLGLRSDQLFQGICVLLTVTTLFLGFNQFDLFPQEVLTFPTEMQQPNLPQFWQSLGFMALLSGTTAFSLGITHYLILPIFRWLSR; this comes from the coding sequence GTGAATCCACCCAATATCCACTGTATTAATCCCCACTGTTCCCATCCCTCCCATCAACCTTGGGGGAACAAATTTTGTCAGAGTTGTGGAGCTCCGCTACAACTCAACCAACGTTATATTCCCTTACACAATTTAGGGAGTGGGGGGTTTTCCCGACTTTATACCGTTTGGGATCTCAAAACCCAAACCGAAAAAGTCCTCAAAGTTCTGGTTGAACCTTCTCCCAAAGCCTTAGAACTGTTTGAACAGGAGGCGGCAGTTTTAGCTCAGTTACGCCATTCTGGAGTTCCCAGAGTTGAAGGAGATGGCTATTTTTATTTAAAAAAACGCAATGGGAACGATGGCCATCTCCCCTGTTTAGTCATGGAAAAAATTCATGGCCCGACGTTACAGGAAATTTTGAACCAATACCCCCAAGGCTGTCCCGAAGACTGGGTGCTCAGTTGGTTATCCCAAGCTTTGGAAATTTTACGCGAGTTACATAGCTATCAAATTATTCATCGAGACATTAAACCCTCGAACTTGATGTTACGCATGACTCCCCATCAACCCTTGAGTACCACTCAAGTTTGGCAAACCCAACTGGTGATGATTGACTTTGGCGGAGCGAAACAAATTGGTAATCTAGTGCATGGCGATCGCGAAAGTACCCCCCGCAGTACCACCCGCCTCGTGTCTGCTGGATACAGTCCCCCAGAACAGGTGATGGGGGCAATGGTGGGGCCAGCAACGGATTTTTATGCCTTGGGACGCACTTGTATTCATTTATTAACAGGTCAATTTCCAGGGGAATTAGAAGATGGGTTAACAACGGAATTACAGTGGCGACAAAAAGCACAGGTGAGTCCTGGGTTTGCTAATTTATTAGATCGCATGGTTCAACTCGATCCCCGTCAACGTCCCCAAAGTGCTACGGAAATTCAAACGGATATCTTTAGAATTGTTCGACAGAAAAAGCATCCTCGACGGATGATGTCGTCTCATCAACAATTACTAGACCGCATCAAAACCACATTAATTCAATGGGATCGCGGATTAATTCAACTGGTTTTAGGACTGGGAAAATTAACCCTCCATTGTGTTCGGGGAGTAGGAGAAACGAGTTGGGAAATGGCATTAGCCGTCATTGGGTCTATAATTGGAACCGTCATAGGAGCAATGTTTGTTTATTTCTCTGGGTTAGGAGAAACCATAACTGTTTTTTTAGCCCAAGAATTACCTCAACTTTTGCCGAATGTTCCCCTAACTTTAGGCGCAGAAATATTAGTTTGGGGATTAGCAGGATTAGGAACTGGAATTGGCTTAACGGATGCAGGAGGATTTGATCAACGTCGCCGTTATCCTTTAGCTGGAATCATGGGACTATTCGGTTATATTGTAGGGGGAGCCAGTGGAGAATTGATTAATCGCTTAGGAAATTTAGGACTTCAAGGAAGGGAATTAGAACTTTTAAATCAACTTCCTTTCGGAATAGCGGCGATATTAGTAACGTTAGGTTTAGGGTTACGAAGTGATCAACTTTTTCAGGGAATTTGTGTTTTATTAACCGTCACAACTTTATTTTTAGGGTTCAATCAATTTGATCTTTTTCCTCAAGAAGTATTAACGTTTCCCACTGAAATGCAACAGCCTAATTTACCTCAATTTTGGCAAAGTTTGGGTTTTATGGCTTTACTCAGTGGTACAACAGCCTTTTCTCTGGGAATCACGCACTATTTAATTCTACCCATATTTCGCTGGTTAAGTCGCTAG
- a CDS encoding form I ribulose bisphosphate carboxylase large subunit — MSYSQTQTKSKSGYQAGVRDYKLTYYTPDYTPKDTDVLAAFRVTPQPGVPPEEAGAAVAAESSTGTWTTVWTDLLTDLDRYKGRCYEVEPVPGEDNQYICYIAYPLDLFEEGSVTNLLTSLVGNVFGFKALRALRLEDLRIPIAYLKTFQGPPHGITVERDKLNKYGRPLLGCTIKPKLGLSAKNYGRAVYECLRGGLDFTKDDENINSQPFMRWRDRFLFVQEAIEKAQAETGEIKGHYLNVTAPTSEEMMERAEFAKEIKTPIIMHDFLTGGFTANTSLAKWCRSNGLLLHIHRAMHAVIDRQKNHGIHFRVLAKCLRMSGGDHLHSGTVVGKLEGEKGITMGFVDLMREDHVEVDRARGIYFTQDWASMPGVMPVASGGIHVWHMPALVEIFGDDSCLQFGGGTLGHPWGNAPGATANRVALEACIQARNEGRNLFREGGDVIREACKWSPELAVACELWKEIKFEFESMDTV, encoded by the coding sequence ATGTCTTACTCTCAAACACAAACCAAGTCCAAATCCGGCTATCAAGCTGGGGTACGGGACTATAAACTGACCTATTACACGCCCGACTATACACCTAAAGATACAGATGTTCTGGCTGCCTTCCGCGTCACGCCTCAACCTGGAGTTCCCCCGGAAGAAGCGGGTGCTGCCGTTGCTGCTGAATCCTCTACCGGAACCTGGACAACGGTATGGACAGACTTACTGACTGACCTGGATCGTTACAAAGGTCGTTGCTATGAAGTCGAGCCCGTTCCCGGTGAAGATAACCAATATATTTGCTACATCGCCTATCCTCTGGATCTGTTTGAAGAAGGGTCTGTCACCAACTTACTGACCTCTTTAGTCGGTAACGTTTTCGGGTTCAAAGCCTTGCGCGCCCTGCGTTTAGAAGACTTACGGATTCCCATTGCTTACCTGAAAACTTTCCAAGGGCCTCCTCACGGGATTACCGTTGAGCGCGATAAATTAAACAAATATGGTCGTCCTCTGCTCGGCTGTACCATCAAGCCCAAACTCGGTCTGTCTGCCAAAAACTATGGCCGCGCCGTTTATGAGTGCTTACGCGGTGGTTTAGACTTCACCAAAGACGACGAAAACATCAACTCTCAGCCCTTCATGCGCTGGCGCGATCGCTTCTTGTTCGTTCAAGAAGCCATCGAAAAAGCTCAAGCTGAAACCGGGGAAATCAAAGGCCACTACTTAAACGTGACCGCCCCCACCTCTGAAGAAATGATGGAGCGGGCTGAATTCGCCAAAGAAATCAAAACCCCCATCATCATGCACGACTTCCTGACGGGTGGTTTCACCGCTAACACCAGTTTAGCCAAATGGTGCCGTAGCAATGGTCTGCTGCTCCACATCCACCGTGCCATGCACGCGGTTATTGACCGTCAGAAAAATCACGGGATTCACTTCCGCGTGTTAGCCAAATGCTTACGGATGTCCGGTGGAGACCACCTGCACTCCGGTACCGTTGTGGGTAAACTCGAAGGTGAAAAAGGCATCACCATGGGCTTCGTTGACTTAATGCGTGAAGATCACGTTGAAGTCGATCGCGCTCGTGGGATTTACTTTACCCAAGATTGGGCTTCTATGCCTGGGGTTATGCCCGTTGCCTCCGGTGGGATTCACGTTTGGCATATGCCCGCCCTGGTGGAAATCTTCGGCGATGACTCTTGCTTACAGTTCGGTGGTGGAACCCTCGGACACCCCTGGGGTAATGCTCCGGGTGCAACCGCTAACCGTGTGGCTCTGGAAGCTTGTATCCAAGCTCGTAACGAAGGCCGTAACCTCTTCCGTGAAGGCGGCGACGTTATCCGCGAAGCTTGCAAATGGTCTCCTGAACTGGCTGTTGCTTGCGAACTGTGGAAAGAAATCAAGTTTGAATTCGAGTCGATGGATACCGTCTAA
- the rcbX gene encoding RuBisCO chaperone RbcX, whose translation MDIKQVAKETSKVLASYLTYQAVRIITNQLRETNPGQAIWLSGFSSTGKIQDGEAYLQEMLQENQEMAFRIMTVRDHLVDEVADYLPEMVRDNIQKANIDYRRQYLERMTQLSSIEPNPETELQTDSEPNAEPR comes from the coding sequence ATGGATATCAAACAAGTTGCGAAAGAAACATCAAAGGTGCTGGCAAGCTACCTGACCTATCAGGCTGTTAGGATTATTACGAATCAATTACGGGAAACGAACCCTGGACAAGCAATTTGGCTGAGTGGATTTTCCTCAACGGGTAAAATTCAGGACGGAGAAGCTTATCTACAGGAAATGCTTCAAGAAAATCAGGAAATGGCTTTTCGCATTATGACGGTACGAGACCATCTGGTGGATGAAGTCGCTGATTATTTACCGGAAATGGTTCGTGACAATATTCAAAAAGCCAATATAGATTATCGCCGTCAGTATTTAGAACGAATGACGCAACTGAGTAGTATTGAACCTAACCCAGAGACAGAATTACAAACCGACTCGGAACCAAATGCCGAGCCTCGGTGA
- a CDS encoding ribulose bisphosphate carboxylase small subunit, with the protein MRTLPKERRFETLSYLPPLTDAQIVKQIQYILAQGYIPGVEFSESSEPTQHYWTLWKLPLFGASTPQEVLNEIQACRQEYSKSFIRVMGFDNVKQCQVLSFIVHKPSTSLY; encoded by the coding sequence ATGCGGACATTACCAAAAGAACGTCGTTTTGAAACCTTATCCTATCTCCCCCCCTTGACCGATGCTCAAATCGTCAAGCAAATCCAATACATTTTGGCTCAAGGATATATCCCTGGTGTAGAATTCAGCGAATCTTCTGAACCCACCCAACACTATTGGACACTGTGGAAGTTGCCTCTGTTCGGTGCTTCTACCCCCCAAGAAGTGTTAAATGAAATCCAAGCTTGCCGCCAAGAATATTCCAAATCTTTTATTCGCGTCATGGGTTTTGACAACGTGAAACAGTGCCAAGTGTTGAGCTTCATTGTTCACAAACCTTCTACTTCTCTGTACTAA
- a CDS encoding glycosyltransferase family 39 protein, translated as MFHPQKIFNKIRLQILPLFLIVAIVVGVSFRFVALDGKIYWHDEVYTNLRAAGYTSQEFAQEFYQNRIVSPIDLLKYQQLKPGSTPLDTLNSLATEDPQHSPFYFLLARGWMFVGGNSILASRLLPALISLISLPFMYLLAWELFQSSQTALLATAFLALSPFDILFAQTARQYSLLTLMVIVSSYYLLKAVRWRHPLFWGGYSLACILGLYTHILFGLTIIGHGAYILLLSLEPSPSFYRRKKLPFSTFLLEFLAAIAIAILAYSPWLIILINNLQQAIDVTHWSAYPTSLLNLIKLWILSFTCLFIDINFDFNSIQMYLLRLPFILIIVAALYQISLQTNRPTRLFIWTSILVPLLILALPDVLLGGGRSGVTRFLTPCFPAVQLAVAYLFSTHIQSNKISLMDGEIFWRGLLAILFTSSIISISISANSQSWWHQVPSHEIPQMARYLNQNPSATLIVDQGIDYTNLGNIISLSYELNPNIKLFMVNSQPNLLLLPIGPKIFVLNPSQELRQRIETSNYQLEKVAQQTQLWELK; from the coding sequence ATGTTCCATCCCCAAAAAATTTTTAACAAAATTCGCCTTCAGATTCTGCCGTTATTTTTAATTGTTGCCATTGTTGTTGGTGTCAGCTTTCGCTTTGTAGCATTAGATGGAAAAATCTATTGGCATGATGAAGTTTATACGAACCTGCGGGCGGCGGGATATACCAGTCAAGAATTCGCCCAAGAATTCTATCAAAATCGTATTGTTTCCCCCATTGATCTCCTAAAATATCAACAACTTAAACCCGGAAGTACCCCCCTAGATACCCTCAATTCTTTAGCCACAGAAGATCCTCAACATTCTCCCTTTTACTTTTTATTGGCACGAGGATGGATGTTTGTAGGCGGTAATTCTATTCTGGCTTCTCGTCTTTTACCCGCTTTAATTAGTTTAATATCCTTACCGTTTATGTATTTATTGGCTTGGGAACTGTTTCAATCTTCCCAAACCGCTTTACTCGCGACAGCCTTTCTTGCTTTATCCCCCTTTGATATTTTATTTGCTCAAACTGCCCGACAATATAGTTTACTCACCTTGATGGTAATTGTAAGTAGTTATTACTTACTCAAAGCCGTCCGTTGGCGACATCCTTTATTTTGGGGCGGCTATAGTTTAGCTTGTATTTTAGGACTCTATACCCATATTTTATTCGGGTTAACAATTATTGGTCATGGAGCTTATATTCTATTATTGAGTCTTGAACCTTCCCCGTCCTTTTACCGAAGGAAAAAACTTCCTTTCTCTACTTTTTTGTTAGAGTTTTTGGCAGCAATTGCGATCGCTATTCTGGCTTATAGTCCTTGGTTAATCATTTTAATCAATAATTTACAACAAGCTATAGATGTTACACATTGGTCAGCCTATCCCACGAGTTTACTCAACTTAATTAAGTTATGGATCTTGAGTTTTACCTGTCTATTTATTGATATCAATTTTGATTTTAATAGCATTCAAATGTACTTACTCAGGCTGCCTTTTATTTTAATTATTGTAGCAGCACTCTATCAAATTAGCTTACAAACAAATCGACCCACTCGTCTATTTATTTGGACATCAATTTTAGTTCCCCTTTTAATCTTAGCCTTACCTGATGTGCTTTTAGGGGGAGGACGTTCTGGGGTAACTCGCTTTTTAACTCCCTGTTTTCCTGCGGTTCAATTAGCCGTTGCTTATTTATTTTCTACCCATATTCAGAGTAATAAAATTTCGTTAATGGATGGAGAAATATTCTGGCGAGGACTCTTAGCAATCCTATTCACTTCCAGTATTATTTCGATTAGTATCAGTGCCAATTCTCAAAGCTGGTGGCATCAAGTTCCCAGTCATGAAATTCCCCAAATGGCTCGTTATTTGAATCAAAATCCATCAGCTACTCTCATCGTGGATCAAGGAATTGATTATACAAATTTAGGCAATATTATTTCGCTGAGTTACGAATTGAATCCCAACATCAAACTATTTATGGTCAATTCTCAACCGAATCTATTATTACTCCCAATAGGGCCAAAAATTTTCGTTCTCAACCCCTCTCAAGAATTACGCCAAAGGATTGAAACTTCTAACTATCAGCTAGAAAAGGTTGCTCAACAAACCCAACTCTGGGAACTCAAGTAA
- a CDS encoding peptide ligase PGM1-related protein produces MNGLPHSNTNTVQRFRELQTQLRQRFHTLSYQELKDQDVVVIPSLSLDSHQLEKVQGAHQYEERLLFSLIRLRNPQMRLIYVSSQPVHPTVIDYYLHLMPGIPLSHVRDRLLLFSTYDTSPKPLTQKILERPRLISRIHQVLRPNKSYMVCFNSTPLERELSVQLDIPLFGVDPDLNYWGTKSGSRQIFSEVGIPHPDGSPLVWNSEDLTQVALELWDRQPTLKRMVIKLNQGFSGEGNALLDLRPFQDLTFHERAKILQKSWHHLRFQAPDETWETFSDRISELGAIVEAFIEGEIKQSPSVQCEIFPTGKVEVLSTHDQILSGPDGQVFQGCRFPAQQAYRLQLQEMGEKIGQNLADKGALERFSVDFIAVHQPDSSEWDLQAIEINLRRGGTTHPFMTLKLLTNGSYDLKTGLFYSQQSRPKFYIASDNLQSERYQGLLPNDLMDIIVNHELHFNNSTETGTVFHLMGCLSRYGKLGLTCIGNSPEHAQEIYDRVVAVLDEETEIHPFRSWENDSLSKGIPIIQ; encoded by the coding sequence ATGAATGGATTACCTCACTCCAATACAAACACTGTTCAACGGTTTCGGGAATTACAAACTCAACTTCGCCAACGGTTTCACACTTTAAGCTATCAGGAATTAAAAGATCAAGATGTCGTCGTGATTCCCTCTCTGAGTTTAGATAGCCATCAATTAGAAAAAGTTCAAGGCGCCCATCAATATGAGGAACGATTACTCTTTTCTTTAATTCGATTACGCAACCCTCAAATGCGGTTGATTTATGTGTCTTCTCAACCGGTTCATCCGACGGTGATTGATTATTATTTACATTTAATGCCCGGAATTCCCCTTAGCCATGTTCGGGATCGTTTACTGTTGTTTTCAACCTATGATACTTCCCCTAAACCCTTAACCCAAAAAATTTTAGAACGTCCCCGTTTAATTTCCCGAATTCATCAAGTTTTAAGACCGAATAAATCTTATATGGTTTGTTTTAATTCCACACCTTTAGAACGGGAATTATCGGTACAATTAGATATCCCGTTATTTGGAGTTGATCCTGACTTAAATTATTGGGGGACTAAAAGTGGAAGTCGGCAAATCTTTAGTGAAGTCGGAATTCCTCATCCTGATGGCAGCCCTTTAGTTTGGAATTCCGAAGATTTAACACAAGTTGCCCTGGAATTATGGGATCGTCAACCCACTTTAAAACGGATGGTGATTAAACTGAATCAGGGATTTTCAGGGGAAGGAAATGCTTTATTAGATTTAAGACCTTTCCAAGATTTAACTTTTCATGAAAGAGCAAAAATCCTCCAAAAGTCCTGGCATCATTTAAGGTTTCAAGCCCCTGATGAAACTTGGGAAACTTTTAGCGATCGCATTTCAGAATTAGGAGCTATTGTAGAAGCCTTTATTGAAGGAGAAATTAAACAATCGCCGAGTGTTCAGTGTGAAATTTTTCCCACCGGAAAGGTTGAAGTTCTCTCCACCCATGATCAAATTTTAAGTGGCCCCGATGGTCAAGTGTTTCAAGGATGTCGATTTCCAGCCCAACAAGCTTATCGATTACAATTACAAGAAATGGGGGAAAAAATTGGTCAAAATTTAGCGGATAAAGGGGCGTTAGAGCGGTTTAGTGTGGATTTTATTGCGGTGCATCAACCCGACAGTTCTGAGTGGGATTTACAGGCCATAGAAATCAATTTACGTCGTGGTGGGACGACCCATCCCTTTATGACGTTAAAATTATTAACGAATGGATCTTATGATTTAAAAACGGGGCTATTTTATAGTCAACAATCTCGTCCTAAATTTTATATTGCCTCTGATAATTTACAAAGTGAACGATATCAGGGGTTATTACCGAATGATTTAATGGATATTATTGTCAATCATGAATTACATTTTAATAATAGTACAGAAACGGGAACCGTTTTTCACTTAATGGGATGTTTATCTCGTTATGGCAAATTAGGATTAACGTGTATTGGCAATTCTCCTGAACACGCCCAGGAAATTTATGATCGAGTTGTGGCGGTTCTTGATGAAGAAACCGAAATTCACCCCTTTAGAAGTTGGGAGAATGATTCCTTATCGAAGGGGATACCTATTATTCAGTAA
- a CDS encoding DUF5615 family PIN-like protein, whose translation MLKYLMDENVNPIYINQLRRREPDLVIRSVGEPNTPPTGTLDPEILIWCEVYKFVLVTNNRTSMPVHLADHLQLGRHIPGIFILNSEMGIGETIEELILIAAGSFEEEYQNQIIHLPIALRRF comes from the coding sequence ATGCTTAAATATCTCATGGATGAAAATGTTAACCCAATTTATATTAATCAACTAAGACGGAGAGAACCCGATTTAGTAATTCGTTCTGTGGGAGAACCTAATACTCCACCAACAGGAACATTAGATCCAGAAATTTTGATTTGGTGTGAAGTTTATAAGTTTGTCCTTGTCACAAATAACCGCACATCAATGCCTGTGCATTTAGCGGATCATTTACAGCTAGGTCGTCATATACCAGGGATTTTTATTCTTAATTCTGAAATGGGAATTGGAGAAACAATAGAGGAGTTAATCCTAATAGCTGCTGGTTCCTTTGAAGAAGAATATCAAAATCAAATTATTCATTTACCTATCGCTTTAAGAAGGTTTTAG
- a CDS encoding DUF433 domain-containing protein, with amino-acid sequence MQLEDYFNFLAPNDIRLKGSRIGIETILYEYIYRNRTPEEIAKIYTSLSLDQVYATILYYLQHQESVSQYITEWLEWGHQMREEQRQNPSPIVQKLMKLKAEKEATKLKNA; translated from the coding sequence ATGCAACTGGAAGACTATTTCAACTTTTTAGCCCCTAATGATATTCGTTTGAAAGGTTCACGCATTGGCATTGAAACCATTCTTTATGAGTACATTTATCGAAATCGGACTCCAGAAGAAATCGCTAAAATCTACACTTCCTTAAGTTTAGATCAAGTTTATGCCACAATTTTATATTATTTACAGCATCAAGAATCGGTAAGTCAGTATATTACTGAATGGTTGGAATGGGGACACCAAATGCGAGAAGAACAACGACAAAATCCATCCCCTATTGTTCAAAAATTAATGAAATTGAAAGCAGAAAAGGAAGCTACAAAATTGAAAAATGCTTAA
- a CDS encoding DUF1036 domain-containing protein: MGLYKCKTCTHEFKSDVLPLECDICGGKNLVALEKSSKSVKKPIISDAKKKRSNFSQFLAVFLGMASSLVFFVGLKLGLHIISLNLKIQNLQRERDGLQTQLNQLRQTTIVRFCNQTRGETINLAVGYWDGNNGTELRTKGWLTIYPSRCEEVDLGRRYTGDVYMYGQSGTKFWNSNLPNLSFCVNSLRGFDFINANQMPCNEIGERKVQMKVFAVTPGITLWNLEE; this comes from the coding sequence ATGGGACTGTATAAATGTAAGACTTGCACTCATGAATTTAAATCCGATGTATTACCTTTAGAATGTGATATTTGTGGAGGTAAAAATTTAGTTGCTTTAGAAAAAAGTTCAAAATCTGTAAAAAAACCAATAATCTCCGATGCTAAAAAGAAGCGAAGTAATTTTAGTCAATTTTTAGCTGTTTTTTTAGGAATGGCTTCTAGTTTAGTCTTCTTCGTTGGTTTGAAGTTGGGTTTACATATTATTTCACTTAACCTGAAGATTCAAAATCTTCAGCGAGAAAGAGATGGGTTACAAACACAACTCAACCAATTACGTCAAACAACAATTGTTCGTTTTTGTAATCAAACTCGTGGCGAAACAATTAATCTTGCAGTCGGTTACTGGGATGGAAATAATGGAACAGAACTGCGAACAAAAGGATGGTTGACTATTTATCCGAGTAGATGTGAAGAGGTTGATCTAGGAAGACGCTATACAGGTGATGTTTATATGTACGGACAAAGCGGAACTAAATTTTGGAATTCAAATTTGCCTAATTTATCTTTTTGTGTTAATAGCTTAAGAGGATTTGATTTTATCAATGCTAATCAAATGCCTTGTAATGAAATAGGCGAGAGAAAAGTTCAGATGAAAGTCTTTGCAGTAACTCCTGGTATAACGCTATGGAATTTAGAAGAATAA